In Nymphaea colorata isolate Beijing-Zhang1983 chromosome 13, ASM883128v2, whole genome shotgun sequence, one DNA window encodes the following:
- the LOC116266647 gene encoding NAC domain-containing protein 104-like: protein MAASGIGFPPGLKFYPTDKDLVLHYLYRKVTLPSGEPEFIAEIDLHKYDPWELPGEALGGGREWYFYSRRQRSQRKNSIEYQTAASGYWMVTEMEEPILNGGKTVGHKRSLVFCTGKAPLGTRTSWVMDEYRLADSMIKGSKKRGASKSVSGDWVLCRIHERDVETDSSYGDDGRELSCLDEIFVSLDDLDEISLPCSSSDRFIQ from the exons ATGGCAGCATCGGGCATCGGCTTTCCTCCCGGCTTGAAGTTTTATCCAACAGACAAGGACCTTGTTCTTCACTATCTCTATAGAAAGGTTACGCTTCCTTCCGGAGAACCAGAATTTATTGCAGAGATTGACCTCCACAAGTATGATCCATGGGAGCTaccag GTGAGGCGCTGGGTGGGGGTAGAGAGTGGTATTTCTACAGCAGAAGGCAAAGAAGCCAGAGAAAGAACTCCATAGAGTACCAGACTGCGGCATCGGGATACTGGATGGTGACAGAGATGGAGGAACCCATATTAAATGGAGGAAAGACAGTCGGGCATAAGAGGTCTCTCGTCTTCTGCACAGGGAAAGCTCCCCTGGGCACCAGAACCAGCTGGGTTATGGATGAGTACCGTCTCGCAGACTCCATGATCAAAGGCTCTAAGAAGCGTGGAGCTTCAAAATCt GTTTCAGGAGACTGGGTTCTATGCCGGATTCACGAGAGGGATGTGGAGACAGATTCGAGTTACGGTGACGATGGGAGGGAACTCTCCTGCCTTGATGAGATCTTCGTTTCACTGGACGACTTGGACGAGATCAGTCTCCCATGCTCTTCTAGTGACAGATTCATTCAATag